AACACCGCGCCGCCCGCCGGGCCGGACCCGGCGGTGGTCGTCCCACCGCGCGCGGCGACCGGGTCCCGGCGCTCCGGCCCGGACCTGGGATACCCTTGGGGGTATCTAAGGAGGTCGGGGTTGGAGCTTGAACAGGACGTGGTGACCGACGTGCTCAAGCGCCTGCGCCGTGCGCAGGGGCAGGTGGGCGGGCTCATCCAGATGATCGAAGGCGGGCGGGACTGCAAGGACGTGATCGTCCAGCTCGCCGCGGTGTCCCGGGCGCTGGACCGCGCCGGGCTGAAGCTCGTGATGAGCGGTCTGCAGCAGTGCCTGTCCGAGGGGTCGGAGCAGTCCGAGGTCGACCGCGCCCAGTTGGAGAAGCTGTTCCTGAGCCTGACCTGAGCCTGACCTGACCTGACCTGACCTGACCTGATCGGGTCCGGTCCGGTTCAGGGCCGTCCACCGTCGGGACGTGGTGCGCCTCGACGACCGGCGACGTCGACGCGGGCACGGGACGGACCGGGCGCAGCGGGTTCAGCGCCACGTCCACCACCAGGGCGCCGTCCACCCGTGGCAGCACGTCGAGCGGCGCCGACCGGGGTGGCCGGTCCCGCCCCCACCGCCCACCTGCTCGACGGGTCCTCGTGCGGGCCGTCGAGCAGGCGGGCGGTCGTCAGCGGCCCTTGCCGGCGAGCTGGTGCTGGAGGCGGTCGTGGAGCAGGTCCACCGCCTCCTGGTAGGTGTCCGCGGTGGCCTCGGCGTTGACGGGCGTGCCGTTGACGTCCAGCGAGGCGTGCGCGACGACCGATCGCGGTCCGTCCGTGGTCAACCGGACCCGGGCGAAGAGGACGTCGGCGGGTGCGTACTTGGCGACCGCCTCCACCTTCGCGCGGGCGTACTCGGCGGCGTCGGCGGGGACGCCGGTGGCGAGTTCGGTCTGGATGTTGAGGATCTCGTGCACTCGGCTCATGGCTCCAGCCTCCTCGACGGCGGGCTCCGCGGACAGTGACCGAGGTCCTCGCGCACCGGGACCTTCGTGCCTGGCGGGCCGGGGCCGGTGTCACCGCCGGCTCGGGGACTCGGCGCGGGAGCGCCGGGCGACGTCGCGCAGGCAGACGGTGATCACGACGCCGATCGCGCCGTCGACCACGGCGGTCGCCACCCGGTCGGCGAGGGGCAGCGCCGGTTCCAGCGGCAGCACCGCGGCGAGCCCGGCCACCAGCAGCGCGATCCAGGTGAAGGAGCGGACCGCGTCGGGCGTGGTCGGGAGCAGCACCTCCAGCAGGCCGGTGGCGGCGAACGCGCACGCGGCGGCGACCAGGGCGTGGGTGACCACCTCGGCCTGCCCCCAGGCGTCGGGGCCCTTCGGGGCCAGCACGACGGCGTCGAACAGGTCGCGGGCGGTCAGGAGACCGGTGAGCGACACGAGCGCCGCCACGAGGGCCGTCGCGGCCCCGCCCGCCCACAGGCGTGCGACGGAGAACGGTCCCGGCTCGCGCTCGTGCGGAGGCTCCGGTCCCGAGCGGTCGACGGGGTCTTCGGCGTGGCGGGCGCGGGAGTCGCCCACGCGGTCGGCCATGGCGCTTTCTCCTTCCTCGACCACTCCCAGGGCGGACCCGTGCGACCGGCGCACGGACGCAGGGCTCGCGAGCGGCGGTCCGGTGCCCTCGGGAGGACCACCGGACCGCCCGGTGAGCCGGATCGGCGGAAGTCCCCGGCGTGCGTCAGGACTTCTCCAGCTCCTCGACGACCTCGTGGACCGCACGGCGGGGCGTGGGCGGCAGCGGGTCGGCGCCGAACGCCGCCCAGCCCACGCGCACCAGGATCTGCGGCCACAGCGCCCCGTCGAGCACCTCGTCGCGGAACCGGTCGCGGGTGGTCACCACCTCGAACGGCTGGCTCAGCGGGCACGACGCCAGACCCGCGCCCGTGGCCTCCAGCAGCACGGCGCTCAGCGCCTCGCCGGCGCGCAGCACCGAGAGCCGGTCGTCCGACGAGGTGCCCAGCACCAGCAGCGCCGCGCCGTCCTCCTCGCCCTCCTCCGGGAGCAGGTCGACCAGCTCGCCGCCGGGGAACTCCCGCAGCCTCAGGTCCCCGTGCTGCGGGGCACCCCCCGGCGCGTTGGCGGCGGGCACGCCGTCGGAGCCCGCGTGCCCGCCGCTCCACCGCCGCAGCTCCCACCGGTAGGCGGGGTTCGCGTCCTGCCACGCGGCGGCCTGCCCGATGACGGTGGCCAGTTCGAAGCGGTCGCGGGAACCGGTGACCTCCCGCAGGACGACGCCCTCCTCGGCCGCCCGCTCCTCCAGCAGGTACGACACCGCGCGCGGCACGTCCCACGACG
This region of Saccharothrix longispora genomic DNA includes:
- a CDS encoding metal-sensitive transcriptional regulator, yielding MELEQDVVTDVLKRLRRAQGQVGGLIQMIEGGRDCKDVIVQLAAVSRALDRAGLKLVMSGLQQCLSEGSEQSEVDRAQLEKLFLSLT
- a CDS encoding HPF/RaiA family ribosome-associated protein, producing MSRVHEILNIQTELATGVPADAAEYARAKVEAVAKYAPADVLFARVRLTTDGPRSVVAHASLDVNGTPVNAEATADTYQEAVDLLHDRLQHQLAGKGR
- a CDS encoding DUF6069 family protein; the encoded protein is MADRVGDSRARHAEDPVDRSGPEPPHEREPGPFSVARLWAGGAATALVAALVSLTGLLTARDLFDAVVLAPKGPDAWGQAEVVTHALVAAACAFAATGLLEVLLPTTPDAVRSFTWIALLVAGLAAVLPLEPALPLADRVATAVVDGAIGVVITVCLRDVARRSRAESPSRR
- a CDS encoding Acg family FMN-binding oxidoreductase codes for the protein MERKQPDQDTIRAAVALACRAPSVHNTQPWRWRVGDRTVHLYADRTRTVPATDPTGADLLLGCGAALHHLRIALAGLGWRAIVHRLPNPAEPDHLAAVEFARHVPTEAEVAMAAAIPRRRTDRRHYSSWDVPRAVSYLLEERAAEEGVVLREVTGSRDRFELATVIGQAAAWQDANPAYRWELRRWSGGHAGSDGVPAANAPGGAPQHGDLRLREFPGGELVDLLPEEGEEDGAALLVLGTSSDDRLSVLRAGEALSAVLLEATGAGLASCPLSQPFEVVTTRDRFRDEVLDGALWPQILVRVGWAAFGADPLPPTPRRAVHEVVEELEKS